Proteins encoded in a region of the Bactrocera tryoni isolate S06 chromosome 4, CSIRO_BtryS06_freeze2, whole genome shotgun sequence genome:
- the LOC120776138 gene encoding leucine-rich repeat extensin-like protein 3, which produces MKLCLILAVCVLATLMPPTQALLGAKLALLGLGRNLISGGDGGNGGGYGSGNYNGGYYAQQNRPVYNGGYGGSSGGGYGYGRQSYAGNYNYGGYSNGGGYSGSNGGEQVVRIIKVIVPNENVVTSTNQASGYTSGGYSSGGYSSGGYSSGGASSGGYSTGGWIPIPAPTRTVVQAPPVPVQTTYYSAPAPQPVVQVAPAPAPVPAPAPQPIQYTTNVAQTYEYRQSAPQPAPIQVQAPPAPVPVPVQVPVQPTYISAPAPRPVVRVVPAPQPVPVYQAPSVVLQPPAPQPISPPVQTSEVVKTIKIIVDEDNNGQQGDFNGVPAQTYGPPPPQPLPQPLPQPAPQAGWSSSSSSGGWNNGYKSGGIWEKIGC; this is translated from the coding sequence ATGAAATTGTGCTTGATACTTGCGGTTTGTGTCCTGGCGACACTGATGCCACCCACACAAGCCCTCTTGGGCGCCAAGTTGGCACTCCTGGGTTTGGGTAGAAATCTAATCAGCGGCGGTGATGGTGGCAACGGTGGCGGTTATGGCAGCGGCAACTATAACGGTGGCTACTACGCACAGCAGAATCGTCCCGTTTACAATGGCGGTTACGGCGGCAGCTCTGGTGGCGGTTATGGCTACGGACGTCAGTCGTACGCCGGCAATTACAACTATGGCGGTTACAGCAACGGCGGTGGTTACAGCGGTAGCAATGGCGGTGAACAAGTTGTGCGTATCATCAAAGTCATTGTGCCCAATGAGAATGTCGTCACTTCGACGAACCAAGCTAGCGGTTACACAAGTGGAGGTTACTCAAGTGGTGGATACTCAAGTGGCGGATACTCAAGTGGTGGTGCCTCAAGCGGTGGTTACTCCACTGGTGGTTGGATCCCAATTCCAGCACCGACACGTACAGTAGTACAAGCCCCACCAGTACCTGTCCAAACCACATATTACTCAGCGCCTGCACCACAACCTGTCGTACAAGTGGCTCCGGCTCCAGCTCCAGTACCGGCACCGGCACCTCAGCCCATCCAGTATACGACAAACGTTGCCCAAACTTATGAGTACAGACAATCTGCACCACAGCCCGCTCCAATTCAAGTGCAAGCACCGCCAGCTCCCGTACCCGTGCCCGTCCAAGTACCCGTACAACCCACCTACATTTCAGCACCTGCACCACGTCCCGTCGTTCGCGTAGTCCCGGCACCACAACCCGTACCAGTCTATCAAGCACCCTCAGTTGTGCTGCAACCGCCTGCACCACAACCCATTTCCCCCCCGGTCCAAACATCGGAAGTCGTGAAAACCATCAAGATCATCGTTGATGAAGATAATAACGGCCAGCAAGGTGACTTTAATGGTGTGCCAGCTCAAACCTATGGTCCACCACCACCACAACCCCTGCCACAGCCTCTCCCTCAACCAGCGCCACAAGCAGGTTGGAGCAGCAGCAGTTCGTCGGGTGGTTGGAATAACGGCTACAAGAGCGGTGGCATCTGGGAGAAGATTGGTTGTTAG
- the LOC120776141 gene encoding uncharacterized protein LOC120776141, with translation MSLLLAKIFGCAFVLTISCATLGAALHVPYSNDLEVQGIQSAIYNAGPLGNHAGLLSAAKAVSQLQLPKLSDAVEQHDFSSDDGHVESLGVAGDHLDPKHFPADYAEDHGATAEEYEEAEAAGSEHLEEVAHADFGGHEFLDKLDFHGDYHDDYHQQPVVGIDHGKGAFSYSTLYEHKHDEQKGLY, from the coding sequence ATGTCTTTGCTGCTTgccaaaatattcggttgcGCCTTTGTGCTGACCATCAGCTGTGCGACACTTGGCGCCGCCTTACACGTGCCCTACAGCAATGACTTGGAAGTTCAAGGTATACAGTCGGCGATCTACAATGCTGGACCACTTGGCAATCATGCTGGCCTTTTAAGTGCCGCCAAGGCTGTTAGCCAATTGCAGCTGCCCAAATTGAGTGATGCGGTGGAGCAGCATGACTTCAGCAGTGATGATGGTCACGTGGAGTCGCTGGGCGTGGCTGGTGATCACTTGGATCCGAAACATTTTCCTGCTGATTATGCCGAAGATCATGGCGCCACTGCTGAGGAATATGAAGAGGCCGAGGCTGCTGGCTCAGAACACCTCGAAGAGGTTGCACACGCCGACTTTGGCGGACATGAGTTTTTGGATAAGCTGGACTTCCATGGAGATTACCACGACGACTATCATCAGCAGCCTGTGGTGGGCATTGACCATGGCAAGGGCGCTTTCAGTTACAGCACTTTGTACGAGCACAAGCACGATGAGCAGAAAGGCTTGTATTGA
- the LOC120776137 gene encoding vitellogenin-2-like has protein sequence MKVVQFLLAVIVMTQCFGVEIPIDETHGLDINLLDIVRSARDIAAGLVQAKGDQLTADYFFRYTTNVVRAVPPLVTIAVASALCSAVLSEDAIQPRPKDIPDVEDVAIQVRTPCNIRTYPVKELLRIVDDPDFDINKKVVIASSGWLTNANRSNDVLEGIGKAYNCRGDTNFLGIDVGRYIQTLYTWSSLNTNRIGEILAIALVDFVEVVPLENIHLMGHSLGAQIMGATARHFTRLTGKQIPRITGFDPAGPCFDYGQRQTTLSASDAAFVDIIHTNPGVAGQSEPTAHADFFVGGRFPIQNGCNDSVCSHQRSWQYYMESVYPGNEYNFLAKRCGSLLSLDQGRCVGDDYPMGIATPIGLQGLFILKVNPTEPYGMNATEHCTSPDSTCGACVPTGQNLMDRV, from the exons atgaaagtcgTTCAGTTTTTGTTGGCAGTTATTGTAATGACGCAGTGTTTTGGAGTTGAAATACCGATAGATGAGACACATGGTTTGGACATAAATTTACTTGATATTGTTAGATCGGCCCGCGATATTGCAGCTGGACTCGTGCAAGCCAAAGGCGATCAATTGACGGCGGATTATTTTTTCAGATATACGACGAATGTAGTGCGTGCAGTTCCACCGCTAGTGACCATTGCTGTAGCGAGTGCTTTAT GCTCGGCAGTTCTAAGCGAGGATGCCATCCAACCTAGGCCGAAAGATATACCGGACGTTGAAGACGTTGCAATTCAAGTACGCACACCTTGTAATATAAGAACGTATCCAGTAAAAGAACTGCTCAGAATAGTGGACGATCCAGATTTCGACATCAACAAGAAAGTAGTTATCGCGTCGTCGGGTTGGCTTACCAATGCCAACAGATCCAATGATGTGCTTGAAGGAATCGGCAAAGCCTACAATTGCCGTGGCGATACAAATTTCTTG GGCATCGATGTGGGACGCTACATACAAACGCTCTACACCTGGTCTTCACTGAATACAAACCGAATTGGCGAAATACTCGCAATTGCATTGGTGGATTTCGTAGAAGTTGTGCCGCTAGAAAATATACATTTGATGGGTCACAGTTTGGGTGCACAGATCATGGGAGCAACGGCACGGCATTTTACGCGCCTAACCGGTAAACAAATACCGCGTATCACTGGTTTCGATCCAGCTGGCCCGTGCTTCGATTATGGCCAAAGGCAAACGACGCTTTCGGCTAGCGATGCAGCATTTGTTGATATCATCCACACCAACCCCGGCGTTGCCGGTCAGTCAGAGCCCACGGCGCATGCGGATTTTTTCGTTGGCGGCCGTTTTCCCATACAAAATGGTTGCAACGATTCAGTTTGTTCACATCAACGTTCCTGGCAGTACTACATGGAGTCGGTTTATCCGGGTAACGAATACAATTTTCTAGCAAAACGTTGTGGATCGCTCTTGAGTCTGGATCAGGGACGTTGTGTGGGCGACGACTATCCGATGGGCATTGCAACACCGATAGGTCTACAGGGCTTATTCATATTAAAGGTAAACCCCACCGAACCATACGGTATGAATGCCACAGAACATTGTACAAGTCCTGATTCGACGTGCGGTGCGTGTGTACCCACTGGTCAGAATTTAATGGATAGGGTATGA